The DNA sequence TCCCTTCAGCGAAAGGGTGCAAGGCGCTCAAGTACTTTCACCACACGGAAGAGCATTTCCTTTTCCTTTACTACAACGACGGGTCGTTGACGATGGGCTCCCTGAATTCGGGATACTTCTGGAGTAACACGATGAGCACGGATTGGGATCTCGTGGACTTCTACTACGTCGACGATTTCCCGTACCTCATGCTGTACGACGCGGGCACGGGCAACTACGAGACTTATTCCATCATGTCGAACGGCTGGATCGCGGACCGGGTGGACGCCAAGACCACCACTGCGGGTTATAGCTCGATGAGCTCATACATCGGCGCGGTGGACGGCAAGACGTACTGGCACGCCATCAAGGTCACGACAGGGTACACCGCGGTGTACCACGTGCGGACCGGGACCCCGCCGTCGTACTTCGGTCTGCTCGGGCACCGCGGGGCACCACTCGGAGCGCTGGACAGTCTGCTCGGCGATTTCACTCCGTGTGAGGATGACAACCCGTACTGCGCCCAGAATATGATAGATGGGATGCTACAGTTGGTGAGAGATCCGAGCAACGCGGGCACAGAGTTCGACGTGCACTGGGATGGCTCGGCGAGTACCTGGAGAGTCGCGCATGATACTCTGACCGGTCACCCGACGGTGAGCGAGTTCTTGGACGCAGTCGGCGACGATATGGCGAGTTCGGGCAAGATGTTTTTAATAGAGGTGAAAGGTGCAGATGGCGGTGGCAGTCATTTGCCGGAGCTCATCGAAGACTTCCTGGCTCCGCTTGATGAATATCCTTATGGGGTGGATTTCTACGTTGGAACCTATGGTTCATCCGTTAATCTGCAGGACTTCGCCGATGAAGGCTACAGGCTGTTTCGCATGATTAATCTTGGCACCAAGAATTGCACCGCTGCGAACGACATTGACGTCTCCGACGCCTTCAACACGGTCCACTCCGAGTTCGACGAGTACCGAGAAAACACGGAAAACGGGGTGGAGATGCTTTTCATGTCGTCCTGGCTTTCTGAGCCATGCACAAGCCGATTCGAGGAGCTGAGCCTGGCTGCCTCCTCTCCGGCAGAAGACGACTACCTGCTGATTTCCTACTGGGGTGGGCCTGCGTTCATGGATCCTAGCGGCAACGCCGATCCCTGCGCGGCACTGGACTTCAACCAAACCTGGAGCATCAAGCAAGATATTTGGGATGGAGAATACTCGGAAAACGAAGTGATATTCCTTTCGAATTTGAACGGGTTCGATACCAGCACCTACCTCAAGTGGCAGACCGGCCTGGTGACGTGCCCGTAGGCCGCCGGTCCGCGGCCGCTCCTTACACTGCCAGCGCATCGATCAGCGCCTTCTTGATCCGATCGGCGTGGGTGTGGTGTTGATCGCCTTCTCGTACAGGCCCCTCCCCGAGGACGCGCGCTCTCCCAGTTGTGAGATAGTGCCCGAAGGGTAGAAGTTTGTCGCAGAACGTATCTTGTTAATAGCTAATCCGCGTTCGGTTTCGTGTGTTATGTACGGTGCTGATTTTAGTCGTGGAGCGACGGAGGGACCCGAATGCTGCGGAGCGTTCTTATCCAGTGGCTTCCAGCGGAGCGAAGGTGGCGGTACCTGACCCTCGCCGTTATCGTCTGCGTTTTCGCTGTGCTCAAGCTGAACTTCAACCCCGGGCTGGGGCGCCCGTGTCTGGACGGCGACTACTACTTCCAGATCGCGAGGAACGTGGCCGAGGGCAACGGCCTCGCGACGAACCTCTCTCTCTACAATCAGGGGATCAAGAACTTCCCCCACAAGATCAACCACAGCCCGGTCTGGCCCCTCACGATGGGATACCTGGGCAAGGTCTTCGACCTGGAGCGGGTCGCCGTCGTCCTGCCGGAGATCATCTATCTGCTGGATCTCGTGCTCCTCTACTTCCTCGTCGCGCGGCTGATGCGGCGCGCGGGGACAGACAAGAATCGGATCCTCTTCGTCGTGAACGGGAGGTTCGTCGACGTCGGCCACATCATCGTCGCCCTCTTCGGCGCGAACTGCGTCTTCTTCGAGTTCACCTCGCTGCCGTACACCGAGGCGATGGCGTTCATGTTCATCTTCGCCGCCGCCATCGTCGCGGACGAGGCGGCTGCGCGGCGGAGCTTGAAGGTCGCGGCGCTGGCGGGCGTCCTCGCGGGCCTCGGCTTCCTGACCCGAACGCAGAACCTCGGTCCGATGCTCGCTCTTCCGCTCGTCTTCGCCGTAGCCGGTTTCAGGCAGCGGAAGTTCTTCGCGATGGCCTGCGCCGCGGCGGCGGCATCAGCTCTCGTCCTCGTCCCCTGGGTCGCGTGGGTTGCGAGCTGGGCGGATGTCGCCGGGTGGCAGACCTTCGCCGGCCTGGGGGCCATGCGCGAAGTGCCGGAACTCACGGCCTTCCGGCACACCGTCGCGGCCGCGAACCTCGAACAGCGGGTGGGGCAGATACAGGACGGACTCTCGATCGCCTTCTCGATGAAGGACAACAACTCCTATTTCTACTCGTTCGGGTGGGTGATCTATTCCGTGCCGCTCGGGCTGTTGGCGGCGCTGTCGGATTGGTCCGAGGTGAAGCGCATCTTCCGGCGGGCCTTCTCCCCCGAAGGGTGCCTGCTGCTCTTCCTCGTGTTGTCGACGATCGCCATGCTCATCCCGCTGCACATCGAGAAGAGGCAGTTCTTCAAGGCGTGGCTGTTCGGCTGGCGCCACGGGCTGCCGTTCGTCTTGTTCGTCGCCATCGCCACGTCCTACCTGCTCGTGGGGCAGCAGAAGCTCGGCCGGGCGGTGGCGGTGCTGCTCCTGGTCGGCTCGTTCATGCACAACTACGACACGATCGGTCGGCTGTTCGACAAGAAATACGTGTCCGGGCTCAGTGGCCCGGAGGTGCCGCTCGTCAAGTGGCTCGACTCGCAGGATCCGAAGCCGACCGTGATCACGACCCACTCGCAGATCCTGTCCGCGTTCAGCCGGTCGTACTTCCACTGGATCGACTGCAAGGTCTCAGCCGCGCACACCATCGCCCTGCTCGAGAAGGGGAACGCCGACTACGTCCTCGTCTACCCGAAGCTGGCGGGGTGCAAGTACTTCGCACCCGTCAAGGCGCGCATGGAGCGCGTGAAGCGATTCACGAAGGGCTGGAGCATCGACGTCTGGAAGCTCAAGGACGAGGAGGCCGCCGCGGCAGCCCAGCCCTAGCCGACCTTCTTCTTCGAGGCGTCCGGGGCGCTCGCGTACTCCGCGTGCGGGACCCAGATCTTGGGCTTGCGGCGGGTCCCGGCGAGCTGCTCCGCGCGGGCCTGCGCGATGAGCTCCCGGCGCCGGCCGAGGCCGCGCGACGCGATCCTCAGAGTCGCCTCGGTCGCGGCCTGCCGCGCGAACGCCCTCGCGGTCGTGGAGAGGAGCACGCGGCGCTGCGGGAGGGGGAGGTTCCGGAAGGCGGCCGCGATCGTGGGCTGCATCGCCTCGAAGAACGTGTCGCTCACCGCGTGCGCCGCGCGCAGCGCGTCGGCGAAATCGTCCTGCGTCATGGTGAGGAGCTCGTCCACGTCGAAATCAATCTGCATCTTCGCCTCCTTCTGGGAACCGATCCCAACCTAGATCCCGGAGCGCGGGCAGGGCAAGAAAACGGCCTCAGCGGAGGATCATCGCGATGCCGAGGGCGCCGACCACGAGGAACAGGAGGATCGCGAGGAGGTAGAGCGCGGCCTTCGTCCGCGGGGGGGCGCCGGCGTCCGATTTCGCGGCCGTCGAGGACAGCGCCATCGCCTGCTCGAGCCGCGACGTCATCCGGCCGAGCTGCTCCACCGCGACGGGATCGCCTGGCCCCCGCGCTCGGTACCGCGACGCCGCGTAGGCGGCGAAGCCCGTCGCGATGGCGCGCTCGGTGAACAGCGCGTGGCGCGCCCGCTCGTCCCATCCGGCCTCGACGTGGGCCCACAGCGCCTGGAGCTCCTCGGGCACGCCGGCGGCGAGAGCGGCCGCGTCGAAGCGCTCGAACACGACGCCGCAGCGGGGGCAGGAGTCCGCGCCGTCACGCGGCGTTCCGCATTTGGGGCAGGAGGCTTCCATGCGCAAGGATTATCGCCGCCCCGAAGTGCGTTGACAATGCGTACGTTAATGCGTACGTCTATACTGTCGGGAGGAGGATTCGACATGACGACCAAGACCGCGAGCGAAGCACGGAAGAACCTGTACCGCCTCATGGACGAGGTGGCGGACGATCATGAGCCGGTGCTCATCACCGGGAAGCGCCATAACGCCGTCCTGATGAGCGAGGACGAGTGGCGCGCGATCCAGGAGACGCTGCACCTCGCCGCCATCCCCGGGATGGTCGTGTCGATCCGCAAGGGGATGGGGACGCCGGCAGACGAGATGTCCGAGGAGCCCGGCTGGTGACCTGGAAGATCGTCTTTTCGAAAGCCGCGCAGAAGGACGCCAAGAAGATCGCGCGATCGAACCTCCGCCCTCGCGTCGAGCAGCTCCTCGAGATCCTGCGCGCCGATCCGTACGCGGCGCCTCCGCGCTTCGAGCGGCTCGTCGGCGACCTTACGGGCGCCCTGTCGCGGCGGATCAACGTGCAGCACCGGCTCGTCTACCAGGTCGTCGAAAGAGAGCGCACCGTGAAGGTGCTGCGCATGTGGACGCACTACGAGTGACGTGAGTTGCCGTTCTATCGCTTGCGCGAAGCGGGCTTCTTCGCCTTGGCCTTCGGCGCGGCCTTGCGGGCGACGGGCTTCTTCGAGGAGGCCGCCTTCTTGAGCTGGGGCCTCGCCTTGATGGCGGCCTTCTTCACGGGCTTCGCCTTCTTCACGGGCTTCGCCTTCTTGACGAGCTTCACGACGACCGACCGTTTCGCGGGCTTCGCAGCCTTCGCCTTCTTGCCCGCCTTCGCCTTCGGCTTCGGCGCTGCGGCGGCGATCTTCTTAGCCGGGAACTTGAGCGCTGCCTGCGCCGCGGCGAGGCGCGCGATCGGCACGCGGAACGGGGAGCAGGACACGTAGTCGAGCCCCGCGATGTGGCAGAACTCGACGGACGACGGCTCGCCGCCGTGCTCGCCGCAGATGCCGATCTTGAGCTTCGGCCTCGTGCTCCGGCCCTTCTCGATCGCCATGCGGATGAGCTGCCCCACGCCCTCGCGGTCGAGGATCTGGAACGGATCGGCCGGGAGGATCTTCGCCTGCACGTATTCCGGGACGAACCCGCCGATGTCGTCGCGCGAGAAGCCGAACGTCATCTGCGTCAGGTCGTTCGTGCCGAACGAGAAGAACTCCGCGGTCCGCGCGATGAGATCCGCCGTGAGCGCGGCGCGCGGCACCTCGATCATCGTGCCGTACAGGAACGCCACCTTGTCGATGCCGTACCTGGCGCACACGTCGCGGTGCACGGCGTCGACCAGCGCCTTCTGGTGATCGAGCTCCGAGACCGCGCCCACGACCGGGACCATGATCTCCGGGAGCGCCTCGATGCCGTCGCGCACGAGCTCGGCCGCCGACTCGAGGATCGCGCGGACCTGGGTCTCGCTGATCTCCGGGAAGGTGATCCCGAGCCGCACGCCGCGGTGGCCCATCATCGGGTTCGACTCGTGGAGCGCCTCGGCGCGGTCGTTCAGCTCGTCGAGGCTGATGCCGAGCGACTGGGCCAGCCTCTCGCGCTCGTCGTGCCGCGTGGGGACGAACTCGTGCAGCGGCGGATCGAGGAGGCGGAACGTGACCGGGAGGCCGCCCATCACGGCGAGCGTGTCCTTGATGTCCTTCTTGATGAACGGGTACATCTCGGCGAGCGCCGCGCGCCGCTCGTCCGCGGTCTTGGACACGATCATCTTGCGCAGGAGGAAGAGCGGCTTCTCCGAGTTCTTGCCGTAGAACATGTGCTCGGTCCGGAAGAGGCCGATGCCCTGCGCGCCGAAGCTCCGCGCCCGCGCGGCGTCCTCCGGCGTGTCCGCGTTGGTCCGGATGCCCAGGCGGCGGAACGAGTCCACGATCTCCATGAAGCGGACGAGCCGCGGGTTCTCTGTCGCGCTGATCATCGGAAGCGCGCCGCCGTACACGAAGCCGCGCGTGCCGTTGAGCGTGATCGTCTCGCCGTCGCGGAACGTCCGGCCGCCGACGGTCATCGTCCGCGCGTGGACGTCGACCTGCAGCGCGCCGCACCCCACGATGCAGCACTTGCCCCACCCGCGGGCGACGAGCGCCGCGTGGCTCGTCATGCCGCCGCGCGCGGTCAGGATGCCCTCGGCCGCGCGCATCCCCTCGACGTCCTCGGGGTTCGTCTCCTCGCGGACGAGGATGACCTTCTTGCCGGCCTTGGCCCGCGCGACCGCGTCCTCGGCGGTGAAGGCGATCTCGCCGCAGGCGCCGCCCGGCCCGGCCGGGAGCCCCTGTGCGAGCGGCGCCTGGGCGGCCTCGGCCTTGTGATCCACGATCGGGTGGAGCAGCTCGTCCATCTGCTCGGGGGACACGCGGCCGACGACGTCCTTGTTGGAGATCAGCCGCTCTTCGAGCATGTCCATGGCGATGTTGAGCGCCGCGGTGCCGGTGCGCTTGCCGATCCGGCACTGGAGCATCCAGAGGCGCCCCTCCTGGATCGTGAACTCGATGTCCTGCATGTCGTGGAAGTGGCCCTCGAGGCGGACGCGGATCGCGTCGAGCTCCCCGTACACCTCCGGCATGGCGGTCTCGAGCGACGAGAGGTGCCGGTTCTGCTCGCTCTTCGTCGCCTCGTTGAGCGGGTTCGGGGTGCGGATGCCGGCCACGACGTCCTCGCCCTGCGCGTTGACGAGCCACTCGCCGTAGAACTTGTTCTCGCCCGTGGCCGGGTTGCGGCTGAACGCCACGCCGGTCGCCGAGCTGGCGCCCATGTTGCCGAACACCATCGCCTGCACGCTGACCGCGGTGCCCCACTCGTCCGGGATCCCCTCGATGCGGCGGTACGCGATCGCGCGGCGGCCGTTCCACGACGCGAACACCGCGCCGATGCCGCCCCAGAGCTGCTCGCGCGGGTCGTCGGGGAACTCCTTGCCGAGCACCTCGCGCACGCGGGTCTTGAACCGCTCGGCGAGATCCTTGAGGTCGTCGGCGCTGAGCTCGGCGTCCGACGCCACGCCGCGCGCCTGCTTCAGATCGTGGAGCATCCGGTCGAGCTGCACGCGGATCCCCTTGCCCTCCTCGGGCTCGATCCCGGCGGCCTTCTCCATGACGACGTCGGAATACATCATGATGAGGCGGCGGTACGCGTCGTACACGAAGCGCGGGTTCGAGGTCTTCCGGACGAGGCCCGGGATCGTCGCGCCGCACAGGCCGACGTTCAGCACGGTCTCCATCATCCCGGGCATCGACTTGCGGGCGCCGGAGCGCACCGAGACGAGCAGCGCGTTCTCCGGATCGCCGAACTTCGCGCCCATGATCTTCTCGGTCCGGGCGAGCGCCTTGTCGACCTCGGCCACCAGCGACGCGGGGAACGTGCGACCGTTCTCGTAGTACCAGGTGCACGCCTCGGTCGTGATCGTGAAGCCGGCCGGGACCGGGACGCGGAGCAGCGCCATCTCGGCGAGGTTCGCGCCCTTGCCGCCGAGCAGCTCCTTCATCTTCGCGTTGCCGTCCGCGCTGTTTCCGCCGAACGAATAAACCAGTTTTCCCGCGTTCCTTGGCATGTTCTCCCTCCGGTGTGCCGTCGTACGAGCACCGTGGAATGTACTTGACCCAGAGGAAAAGGTCATAGACCTTCTGAAATTGTTGTCAAACCAAGGAGAGCGGACGATGCCCATTCGCAGCGACCTTCTCGAGATCCTCGCGTGCCCGAAGTGCAAGGGCGCGCTTGAGCAGGTGGAAAAGCCCGAGGGGTTCGGGTGCGCGGCGTGCAACCTGTTCTACAAGGTCGAGGACGAGATCCCGAACTTCCTCATCGAAGAAGCCCAGCCCTGGAAGAAGTAGGAGGTCCGCCGTGCGGCTGCTCCTGATAGGTGCGCTGGTCGCTCTGTGCGCCGCGGCGTGCGGCACGCCGTCACAGGTCGCGTTCGACACCGGCGGGTTGAAATACGAGAGTGGCGGGGTCGGCATCGAGTTCCAGGTTCCGGCGAAGCGCGAGTTCATCGACGGGAAGTGGCGGATCGACAACTGGGAGTACAAGACTTGGCAGGTCTCCTCTACGCGCGGAGGGGAGGTGTCGAGCGAGGCGGTCAGCATGTTCGTCAGGAAGGACGGAAAGCCGTTCGAGGGGACCCTCCGCGTCGACATGGACAACGACGGCCGCGAAGAGGACTACAGCGCGGTCTTCACGGATCTCGAGCTGCGCCACGCCGAGACCGACGGCCGGATCTGGGTGCTCATGCGCGAGCTGCCCGCGCACCGCGCCCAGGTGAAACTCGATGTTTTGATCGACGAATACGCGGAGCGGTTGTCGTTTGAGGAGTACACGCGTGTCGGCCCGTTCGACGTCTGGTTGCTCCCGACGAAAAAGTACGCGGCGCGGGTGATCTCGAAAGAGTCCGTGAAGCTCGGCACTCTCGACGCTGTGGTCGCGACCATTGAGATCGCGAACCTCGCGCAGCTTCAACTCGATCCGCAGAGCCGCATGGGGTTTGTCCGCGTGCTCATGGTGCGCGTGCCCGGGTTCGAGTCGAATGTGATAAAGAAGAGGGCTTTCGCCCCCTTCGAGCGCTCGAACACCGGCCTCCTCGTCGTCGGCTACTACGACTCCACCGCCTACTTCGAGAAGGGGCTCGCCGACTTCGAGGCGTTCCTCGGGCAGTTCACGGTGAACGGCAAACCGGTGACCGTCGAGCGCACCGCACCTCCGGCGGATCCGGCGCTGCGGCCCCCGGCGCCATCGGAACCTCCGGCGTCCACCGAGTCCACTCCGTCCACCGAGTCCACTCTGTCCACTCCGCCCACCGGAGCCCCCTAGTTCCCCAGGCCCCAGCGTGGTATAGAGCCGCGATGCTCGAGGGCAAGACGATCGCGGTCGTGGTGCCGGCGTACAACGAGGAGCGGCTCGTCGCGCGGGCGGTCGCGCAGATCCCGACGTTCGTGGATCACGTGATCGTCGTCGACGACGCGAGCACCGACGGGACGGTCGCGGCGCTCGCCGCCGTGTCCTCGCGGCCGGGCTACGAGCTCCTTCGGCACGCCGAGAACCGGGGCGTGGGCGGCGCC is a window from the Pseudomonadota bacterium genome containing:
- a CDS encoding Trm112 family protein — its product is MPIRSDLLEILACPKCKGALEQVEKPEGFGCAACNLFYKVEDEIPNFLIEEAQPWKK
- the ppdK gene encoding pyruvate, phosphate dikinase, with the protein product MPRNAGKLVYSFGGNSADGNAKMKELLGGKGANLAEMALLRVPVPAGFTITTEACTWYYENGRTFPASLVAEVDKALARTEKIMGAKFGDPENALLVSVRSGARKSMPGMMETVLNVGLCGATIPGLVRKTSNPRFVYDAYRRLIMMYSDVVMEKAAGIEPEEGKGIRVQLDRMLHDLKQARGVASDAELSADDLKDLAERFKTRVREVLGKEFPDDPREQLWGGIGAVFASWNGRRAIAYRRIEGIPDEWGTAVSVQAMVFGNMGASSATGVAFSRNPATGENKFYGEWLVNAQGEDVVAGIRTPNPLNEATKSEQNRHLSSLETAMPEVYGELDAIRVRLEGHFHDMQDIEFTIQEGRLWMLQCRIGKRTGTAALNIAMDMLEERLISNKDVVGRVSPEQMDELLHPIVDHKAEAAQAPLAQGLPAGPGGACGEIAFTAEDAVARAKAGKKVILVREETNPEDVEGMRAAEGILTARGGMTSHAALVARGWGKCCIVGCGALQVDVHARTMTVGGRTFRDGETITLNGTRGFVYGGALPMISATENPRLVRFMEIVDSFRRLGIRTNADTPEDAARARSFGAQGIGLFRTEHMFYGKNSEKPLFLLRKMIVSKTADERRAALAEMYPFIKKDIKDTLAVMGGLPVTFRLLDPPLHEFVPTRHDERERLAQSLGISLDELNDRAEALHESNPMMGHRGVRLGITFPEISETQVRAILESAAELVRDGIEALPEIMVPVVGAVSELDHQKALVDAVHRDVCARYGIDKVAFLYGTMIEVPRAALTADLIARTAEFFSFGTNDLTQMTFGFSRDDIGGFVPEYVQAKILPADPFQILDREGVGQLIRMAIEKGRSTRPKLKIGICGEHGGEPSSVEFCHIAGLDYVSCSPFRVPIARLAAAQAALKFPAKKIAAAAPKPKAKAGKKAKAAKPAKRSVVVKLVKKAKPVKKAKPVKKAAIKARPQLKKAASSKKPVARKAAPKAKAKKPASRKR
- a CDS encoding type II toxin-antitoxin system Phd/YefM family antitoxin, with the translated sequence MTTKTASEARKNLYRLMDEVADDHEPVLITGKRHNAVLMSEDEWRAIQETLHLAAIPGMVVSIRKGMGTPADEMSEEPGW
- a CDS encoding zinc ribbon domain-containing protein; the encoded protein is MEASCPKCGTPRDGADSCPRCGVVFERFDAAALAAGVPEELQALWAHVEAGWDERARHALFTERAIATGFAAYAASRYRARGPGDPVAVEQLGRMTSRLEQAMALSSTAAKSDAGAPPRTKAALYLLAILLFLVVGALGIAMILR
- a CDS encoding Txe/YoeB family addiction module toxin; its protein translation is MTWKIVFSKAAQKDAKKIARSNLRPRVEQLLEILRADPYAAPPRFERLVGDLTGALSRRINVQHRLVYQVVERERTVKVLRMWTHYE